The Pirellulimonas nuda genome includes a region encoding these proteins:
- a CDS encoding PEP-CTERM sorting domain-containing protein (PEP-CTERM proteins occur, often in large numbers, in the proteomes of bacteria that also encode an exosortase, a predicted intramembrane cysteine proteinase. The presence of a PEP-CTERM domain at a protein's C-terminus predicts cleavage within the sorting domain, followed by covalent anchoring to some some component of the (usually Gram-negative) cell surface. Many PEP-CTERM proteins exhibit an unusual sequence composition that includes large numbers of potential glycosylation sites. Expression of one such protein has been shown restore the ability of a bacterium to form floc, a type of biofilm.) has protein sequence MSSNPCAVLRMLHRAVGTSYWDQLRSAALAAAVVTYCVPFTHAQTTVLVADSLNSRVVSYNVNASNNWSVNGIFAQASDGSGLNSPGPIVYDSATSTVYIGEVNQGGAARILKYSAAGVFQGVLTTFGGEIPDSLAIAPDGNLFASNPFGTNGFEKDNIYKVNISTGGFSEFIAEPDPLFFPNPTYRLINPRGLAVAGNTLYVANRDSMGTSTGSILRFDATTGAYLDAGIGADPLTINDDVFGNFDNPMALHFNASTNTLTAGVFGGGQDLFEIDLAGSAAFAPPVSPTNTPAEGVTKIYNPSDTGSILSIDVIGGQTYWSSFNTGSVYRLDAVDTKTTVASGLGNAQGIEAIPFQGIGSAEQEWQVDDFGNWDVGANWLFGSPDSDVARALLGGVIQAPATVYMDAANTVKSLRFDNANKYAVAGAGSLTLEADTGSALITVTSGSHELQLPVELGSNTTVNVAAGTTLAFNNLLVQNGFTLTILGSGTVNFNNARVLGGNPGSIIAAPGVTLLGAAGLGALVGTAVPEPGAAALLLAGCLAGIIARRRRVW, from the coding sequence ATGTCGAGTAATCCATGCGCCGTATTGCGTATGCTGCATCGGGCGGTAGGGACAAGTTATTGGGACCAACTACGCTCGGCCGCGTTGGCGGCGGCGGTCGTGACGTACTGCGTCCCCTTCACCCACGCGCAGACGACCGTCCTCGTGGCGGATTCGCTCAACAGCCGGGTCGTAAGCTACAACGTCAACGCCAGCAACAACTGGTCCGTCAACGGCATCTTCGCCCAGGCAAGCGACGGATCGGGTCTGAACTCGCCGGGGCCGATCGTTTACGACAGCGCCACCAGCACGGTCTACATCGGCGAGGTCAACCAGGGTGGCGCCGCCCGAATTTTGAAGTATAGCGCGGCGGGCGTGTTTCAGGGGGTGCTTACCACCTTTGGCGGGGAGATCCCCGACAGCCTAGCGATCGCGCCGGACGGCAATTTGTTCGCCTCGAACCCGTTCGGCACCAACGGCTTCGAGAAGGACAACATCTACAAGGTGAACATCTCCACCGGCGGTTTCAGCGAGTTCATCGCCGAGCCTGACCCGCTCTTCTTCCCGAACCCGACGTACCGGCTGATCAACCCGCGCGGACTTGCTGTAGCGGGTAACACGCTTTACGTGGCCAACCGCGACAGCATGGGCACCAGCACCGGCTCGATCCTGCGGTTCGACGCCACGACCGGCGCCTACCTCGACGCTGGGATCGGCGCCGACCCGCTGACAATCAACGACGACGTGTTTGGCAATTTCGACAACCCCATGGCGCTGCACTTCAACGCGTCGACCAACACGCTCACGGCCGGTGTATTCGGAGGTGGGCAGGACCTTTTCGAGATCGATCTAGCGGGCTCTGCGGCGTTTGCGCCCCCGGTATCCCCGACGAATACACCCGCCGAGGGAGTGACGAAGATCTACAATCCCAGCGACACCGGTTCGATCCTCAGCATCGACGTGATCGGCGGCCAGACCTATTGGAGCAGTTTCAACACGGGCTCGGTCTACCGCCTCGACGCGGTAGACACGAAAACGACAGTAGCCTCGGGGCTCGGCAACGCGCAAGGGATCGAAGCGATCCCCTTCCAGGGCATCGGCTCTGCGGAGCAGGAGTGGCAAGTCGATGACTTCGGGAACTGGGACGTCGGCGCCAACTGGCTGTTTGGCTCGCCTGACAGCGATGTCGCCCGGGCTCTGCTGGGGGGCGTGATTCAGGCGCCCGCCACGGTTTACATGGATGCCGCCAACACCGTGAAGTCACTGCGGTTCGACAACGCCAACAAGTACGCGGTCGCTGGCGCAGGGTCGTTGACGCTAGAGGCTGACACCGGAAGCGCCTTGATCACGGTCACCAGCGGGTCGCACGAATTGCAGTTGCCCGTGGAGCTCGGCAGCAACACCACTGTCAACGTTGCCGCCGGAACGACGCTCGCGTTCAACAACCTGCTGGTCCAAAACGGTTTCACGCTCACGATCCTCGGCTCCGGCACGGTCAACTTTAACAACGCCAGGGTCCTAGGCGGGAACCCCGGCAGCATCATCGCCGCACCGGGCGTGACGCTGTTGGGGGCCGCGGGGCTGGGCGCGCTCGTGGGGACCGCGGTCCCCGAGCCGGGCGCCGCGGCGTTGCTGCTGGCTGGCTGCCTGGCGGGGATTATCGCGCGGCGGCGGCGGGTCTGGTAG